One Leishmania infantum JPCM5 genome chromosome 17 DNA window includes the following coding sequences:
- a CDS encoding putative protein kinase, with protein sequence MPLHKTRINADPQRSPPPAPANHIRSPVGSASSQSLAISPLSTKPVDIPSPERKPNSGVVTGVSISDGGAIWDRRAQCRAPTPPPSSITVERREEAGYGAMVAKGGKASSSLSKATAGRVGSQEDDVEGGDETSSEDEEDEEEDSDEEDDEGEEGGYYDGATSDQEEDDDVDTGDSTSDDEEDEDDASTSASSSSSGSSTAPVEIGSRRTRRKMQSGKKSTQRSLKAAKNTAVPSSASSGAQWCGGPGPAAQPIRTKVSREGDVNVKVIFAARSRHCFRRYVKEVMTRFGFRKATDFDMYCIDQYGDRVDIDTEEDFEQLLDAFTEAMGVVGKDSLVGSPDTHASPPPPSLEPLHHLYGANQSTGSCGMPAVGDGSSMSRHARERAMSFSASQNHTSSFYAAKSFSLSPRLDATIASSISAGSLVEDDGKSSGSVLRLYVRYSNAYYTEHRREFEQQMNHSLLYPQSMLSNGGSGAHPPPPPPQQQQLSLGSPSSKWRLQTDQLPSGHVSPGAVGSPLARNLLAFTTCSVGSGGGDGGAISSHDELNAVHGKSSDWAAASADSMSMQFNETLNSNLAKTLRLDEAEPLDWRRMSVLGKGSFGTVYEGITQDGKMLAVKVQELSLDDGEDAEAVKAVKAEINLMRSLKHKNIVTYYGCQTRVLPTGNQQMEVFLELCHGGSLASLRRKFVKAKEPFSISLVRSYTRQVLEGLAYLHAQNVVHRDIKSDNVLISAMGEAKLADFGCSKRLGPATLQGMPGTLPPGAAPAAAAPSPQEAAVARAAMHQTVVGSPFFMAPEVLREDGSYTGAADIWSVGCLVLELLGREPWDITGKNIFQIMFRISKEKGMPTGVPKKCPAILLDFFERCFQRDTKRRATAVELLEHEWLTCPDKALEEVPPSPLSQKESPAE encoded by the coding sequence ATGCCGCTGCACAAGACGCGGATCAACGCAGACCCACAGCGCTCACCCCCACCCGCCCCTGCGAACCACATCAGGTCGCCTGTAGGTAGCGCGTCGTCGCAGTCCTTAGCCATATCTCCCCTCTCGACCAAGCCGGTCGACATACCTTCGCCGGAGCGGAAGCCGAACAGTGGAGTCGTCACCGGCGTCAGCATCAGTGACGGTGGTGCCATCTGGGACCGGCGAGCACAGTGCCGAGCGCCGACGCCCCCCCCCAGTAGCATCACTGTGGAGCGCCGAGAAGAAGCCGGATACGGCGCGATGGTGGCGAAGGGGGGAAAGGCAAGCAGCTCACTCAGCAAGGCCACTGCCGGACGCGTTGGGAGCCAGGAAGATGATGTGGAAGGGGGCGATGAGACCTCGagcgaagacgaggaggacgaagaAGAGGATAGCGatgaggaagacgacgagggTGAAGAAGGTGGCTACTATGACGGCGCCACGTCCGAccaggaggaggacgacgacgtaGACACCGGCGACAGCACCTCTGATgacgaggaagacgaagacGATGCGTCGACGTCGGCTTCATCTTCCTCCTCGGGCtcttcgacggcgccggtAGAGATCGGCAGCAGGAGGACGCGGAGGAAGATGCAGAGTGGCAAGAAGTCGACGCAGCGCTCTCTCAAGGCCGCGAAGAACACGGCCGTGCCGTCATCGGCTTCAAGCGGTGCGCAGTGGTGCGGTGGGCCCGGaccggcagcgcagccgatTCGCACGAAGGTGTCGAGAGAGGGGGACGTGAACGTGAAGGTCATCTTTGCCGCTCGCTCCCGTCACTGCTTCCGCCGCTATGTCAAGGAGGTGATGACGCGCTTCGGCTTCCGGAAGGCGACCGACTTTGACATGTACTGCATTGACCAGTATGGCGACCGCGTCGACATCGATACGGAGGAGGACTTTGAACAGCTGCTTGACGCCTTTACGGAGGCCATGGGGGTGGTAGGCAAGGATAGTCTCGTGGGCTCCccagacacgcacgcctctcctccgccgccgtccctGGAGCCGCTCCACCACCTGTACGGCGCGAACCAAAGCACGGGTAGCTGTGGGATGCCCGCGGTGGGTGATGGGTCCAGCATGAGTCGCCATGCACGCGAGCGCGCCATGAGCTTCAGCGCAAGCCAGAACCACACGTCCTCCTTCTATGCCGCCAAATCCTTCTCCTTATCCCCCCGACTGGACGCGACGATCGCGTCGTCCATCAGCGCTGGCAGCCTCGTGGAAGATGACGgcaagagcagcggcagcgtgctgcGGCTTTATGTGCGCTATTCGAACGCCTACTACACCGAGCACCGCCGAGAGTTTGAGCAGCAGATGAATCATAGCCTGCTCTACCCGCAGTCCATGCTGAGTaacggtggcagcggtgcccatccaccgccgccgccgccgcagcagcagcagctgtcgCTTGGGTCGCCTTCGAGCAAGTGGAGACTTCAAACGGATCAGCTTCCAAGTGGCCATGTCTCGCCAGGGGCGGTAGGTTCTCCCCTCGCGCGAAATCTGCTCGCGTTCACGACCTGCAGCGttggcagcggaggcggagatggcggcgccATTTCGAGCCACGACGAGCTCAATGCTGTTCATGGCAAATCTTCCGATTgggctgctgcctctgcggACAGCATGTCGATGCAGTTCAACGAGACACTAAACAGCAACCTTGCCAAGACGCTCCGGCTTGATGAGGCCGAGCCGCTAGACTGGCGGCGTATGAGCGTGCTTGGCAAGGGCTCCTTCGGCACGGTGTACGAGGGCATCACTCAGGATGGAAAGATGCTGGCGGTGAAGGTGCAGGAGCTGTCcctcgacgacggcgaggacgcggaggcggtgaaggcggtgaaggcggagaTCAATCTCATGCGTTCGCTGAAGCACAAGAACATTGTCACCTACTACGGGTGCcagacgcgcgtgctgccgaCAGGCAATCAGCAGATGGAGGTGTTCCTCGAGCTATGCCACGGCGGCAGTCTCGCTTCCCTGCGGCGGAAGTTCGTAAAGGCCAAGGAGCCGTTCAGTATCTCGCTCGTGCGCTCATACACGCGGCAGGTTCTGGAGGGGTTGGCCTACCTGCACGCCCAGAACGTTGTGCACCGCGACATCAAGAGTGACAACGTACTCATATCTGCAATGGGCGAGGCGAAGCTTGCAGATTTTGGGTGCAGCAAGCGGCTAGGgccggcgacgctgcagggCATGCCGGGTACACTGCCTccaggtgcagcgccggcggcggcggcaccaagCCCACAAGAGGCGGCGGTAGCACGTGCCGCTATGCACCAGACAGTGGTGGGCTCGCCCTTCTTCATGGCGCCAGAGGTGCTGCGAGAGGACGGCAGCTACACTGGCGCAGCGGACATCTGGTCTGTAGGCTGCTtggtgctggagctgctcggTCGTGAGCCGTGGGACATCACCGGCAAGAACATCTTTCAAATTATGTTTCGCATTAGTAAGGAGAAGGGGATGCCGACTGGGGTGCCGAAGAAGTGCCCAGCGATTCTTCTCGACTTCTTCGAGCGATGCTTCCAGCGGGATACCAAGCGGCGGGCCACCGCGGTAGAGCTTCTGGAGCATGAGTGGCTGACGTGCCCCGACAAGGCGCTcgaggaggtgccgccgtcgccgctatCGCAGAAGGAGTCGCCGGCGGAGTGA